A genome region from Choloepus didactylus isolate mChoDid1 chromosome 14, mChoDid1.pri, whole genome shotgun sequence includes the following:
- the IL7 gene encoding interleukin-7 isoform X2 produces MNWAWQRTLILAPLSAEWLMNDYLFRCYFMQDSMIEIDSNCPNNESNFLKKHSCDDNKEATFHYRAARRLKQFLKMNISESFNIHLSIVSEGTLRLLNCTSKVKGRKAPSLGEAQSSKNLEENKSLKEQKKQSDLCFLKRLLQKIKTCWNKILRDAKRP; encoded by the exons GGCATGGCAGAGGACCTTAATATTGGCCCCACTAAGTGCTGAATGGTTAATGAATGATTACCTATTCAGATGCTACTTCATGCAG GACAGCATGATAGAAATTGATAGCAATTGCCCGAATAATGaatctaactttttaaaaaaacattcatgTGATGATAATAAG GAAGCTACGTTTCATTATCGTGCTGCTCGCAGGTTgaagcaatttcttaaaatgaataTAAGTGAGAGTTTCAATATCCACTTATCAATAGTTTCTGAAGGCACATTAAGACTGTTGAACTGCACCAGCAAG gttAAAGGAAGAAAAGCACCTTCCTTGGGTGAAGCCCAATCCAGTAAGAATTTG GAAGAGAATAAATCtttaaaggaacagaaaaaacagAGTGACTTGTGTTTCCTAAAGAGACTACTACAAAAGATAAAAACTTGTTGGAATAAAATTTTGAGAGATGCTAAAAGGCCCTGA